The DNA sequence AAGCCAATAAAATATAGCCTTGGCAAACAGAATTAAGGTAAATAAAACATGATAACTAGCTATGTAACCAGTATTACAAACTTCTTACAAGTGgctgtattgtgacattttaggtGTTTTCGGGTGCATATGTTGGATGCACAGCCCTGTCATATAAACTGACATACTCCCCCCTATCAATTCCCAATATGTTCACACTATTTATCatattaaagtgaatattcttacattttcatgcaattgaaCTGTAAACATTTAGTTTGATTTGGTCAGAAATCCTACTAGCTAGGCCTTCTACTTGAAGTGTGGTTAATGTTTCAACAgtcatccattacttttagctaatcaTTTCAACTGTTAGCTAAGTCAATAAGCcacttttagctatttatttttACCATTGATTACTTTGCTATAGTTTATACATATGTGTTGAGCTGTTTTagctgatatattgttttaaatcaatcataatttcaattattattttgattagttaagctgctccacaatctttccaagtaCCCAATGGCTACATTAGAGATACTCTGGGGGGATCACTGCAGGTGTTGTGTCAAAGACTGTTTCCCTGTAGATATGTTTCCTGCTACTTGCGATCTAATTGGAGACgaacaaccaatcagaattgaccttttgattcactgattggttggttttgtggcacacttgtaatGCTGTGAAAATCTGACCGAGTGTGTCAAGAGTTGAGCGTGCAGttgcgagtgttaatttctgttcaaaatgcaatgtaaggtgcttgcaaaatatagttctctgtgctcaaaacatacaattactcgctcaggaatgaggcacatatataacgccatagtTTTTAAGTTTGAATGAATTAAGTCCAAGTAAGTTTTGCTTTCTGTGTGAGACATCATTCCTCCAATATAACAGAGTGAAAGCAAAGACAGGAGATCTTGCTGAGATGAAGTTGAAGCAGCACCAAGTATCTAAAGATCAAACGGTGTTAAATTCAGTTccctcaacaacaaaaaaagggcATTGAAGCTATTAAACAGTCTTAATATTCATTTGTGCCTTTGTGGAGTTTAGTCGGAAGCATCAGATCTGCAACAAACACTCACTCATGCAGCTGCATGAGTAAGCTCAGTTCTAACTTCTTATGTCTggccatccacccatccatccatccatccatccattgtcATCAGCGTGATCTGGGTTCTTGTCAATAGCTCAAGTAAGGTAACCCAGACGTCCATCTCCCCAGCTACGATTTTTAGCTCCTCTTGGGGGATCCCAAGGCCTTCCCAGGCCAGATAAGATATATAATCCCTCCAGTGTGTTCTGGGTCAACCCTGTGGTCTTCTTCCAGCTGGATGGGGCTGGAAGACTTGGGAGGCGCCCAAGAGGCATCATTACcggatgcccgaaccacctcagcTGGCTCCTTTCAACATGACGAAGCAGCAGCTCTACTCCAAGCTCCATTCACATGTCCGAGCTTCTTAACCCATCTCTAAAGCTGAGCCAAGCCACCTTACCGAGGAAACTCATTTTGGCTGTTTGTATCCACAATTTTGttctgtcactacccaaagctCATAACCATAGGTGAGGGTTGGAATGTAGATGGACTGGTAAATTTGAAAAGGCTACGCCTGGGTCCGGTATAACGCCTGCTTTAATGCAGACACTGTACCAACAGAACCACATAATCCGCCAATAGCAGAGAAGTAATTCTGATGGCCCCAAACCAGACACTCTTCTCCCCCCAGCTGCACCTTAAAATCCTGTCCATGGAAATCACAAAGAGGATCTGTGACAAAAGACAGCCCTTGCAGAGGCCAACACCCACTGAAAATGTGCTTGACTTACTGTGAAGGATACAAACACAACTCTTACTGTGGTCATAGAAGGACTTGCACTTGCTAACGGCCACACAGCACATATATACAGGATAGGCAAATTCCCAAGCCCCCTCAAATAGTCTCACAAGGGTGAAGAGCTGGTCCACTGCTCCACGGCCCGGACGGAACCTGCATTGTTCCTCAGAGCCTCCTTTACAGCACACTAGCATAGGCTTTCCCAGGGAGGCTGAGCAGTGTGTATTACCCCGATAGTTGGAGTGCCGCAGATCAGATGATAAGACTATAAAGTCAATCATCGATCTTAGGCCTAGGGTGTTCTGGTACCACCTACACTTATGAACATGCTTATGGtcaaacatggtgtttgttattaaCTATCCATGACTAActgtacaacaacaaaaaaacactcagGCCTTTCCTCTTCATCACCCCCTCCAGATTTCTCCATTGTTGCCCATTTGGGAACAAAAATGTCCGCGTAGAACTATGGAGTCCCCAGGTGGTGTCCATTCCAGGATTCCACCCACATACTCCAAACTGCTGTTTGGCATATAAGCACAGACAACAGTAAGAGCCTTTTACCTTGCGACTTGCAGCCGCATTGAGGCAATCCTCCATCCCCACACCCGCCAGGTGCCTCTCATCCTTGGAAACTCCAGAAATGTTTAGTCCAACTATATCTAGCTGGAACCGCTCATTCTTCAGCTCAGGCACCTTCCTTACCAGAGAGATTAGATTCCATGTCGCTAAAGCTAGTCTGAATTGCTGGCAAATGGCACATCCAGACCCCAGACCCTGCCTACTGCCCTGCTCACACTGCACCCGACCCTGATAACCACTCCTGGGGGTGGTGGGTCCACAGGGTGGTGGAGGTCCAAGCACCATGTTGTTTCTTTGAGCTGTGCCCGACCAAGCCCCATGGGCAAAAGCCCGTCTAGGTATGCCTCCAGGAGGGATCTCTGGTTTCCCTGTCCAGGTGAAGTCACACAATCCACCCAAACGTAAATCATCCAGGTCTTTGAGAATCACTCATAGTCCAGCCTCTCCCCCGGGACGATTTTTTTGCCTACCGGGGCTATGGTCCCGACAATACAGCTCCCAGAATCACTGAGACACACGTTAAGTTGTCCATTCCTGAAGAGGTAACTTCTGATGTACATTTGGAAAACACAAAGGCATTGGTTTAAGTTAATGATTTGTATTTCTAGAATTACATTACCATTACCAGCAGCTGCTCAGTTGTCACCAGTCAAGGGCTGTGTTTGTACTGGGCTGCTCCCTGTCGTAAATGTTGAAATGTTGTAAAGCTGGGGTGCATGAATGTGTTTGAACATAAACATAATATGTACACATGCAGCATAATAGTTTTTTCTATTTCTGTCACACAGATGAGATTGTTCCAGTACCAGAGCCACAATACATCTCATATTACAAAGACTTGCTTCAATCACACAATCAGGATAGGTTCATGTGTGCACAAGAGGGGTGGGCACAGAAGAAGGATGAGCAACGTCTAGATGATATCTTCACAGATGTATACATCGCTGCTGGGGGTGACgtacacattaacacacagcaTGAGGTCTGGCAGATTAAGGCGGTGAAGCCAGCAGGAACAGAGAAACCAATTAAAGCTTGTGACATGTTCAAATCCCCCTCTGGAAGATATAAACCCATAAGAACAGTGCTGACCAATGGAATCGCAGGAATTGGCAAAACATTTCTTGTGCGCAAGTTTGTGTTAGACTGGGCTGAACGAAAAGCCAATCAAGATGTGCATCTCATTTTCCCCTTCACCTTCCGCCAGCTGAATTTAAAGAAGGGGGAAAAGTTGTGTTTAACAGAGCTTATTCATGAATGTATCACAGAGACCAGAGACATCAAGGAAGAAGCTCTCAATCACATCTTTACAGCTCTGCAGTCATCAGGAAACACCAACTATGACAAGAGCAAATTCAAaattctgtttgttttggatgGACTGGATGAGAGCCGCCTTGATCTGGACTGCTCCACCAAAAACCAAGCAAGTAAATTCGATGTGACAACGCCAACCTCAGTGGATGTGCTGCTGACGAACCTCATCAAGAAGAAACTGCTgccctctgctcgcctctggataaccacacgaccagcagcagccaatcagatccatTCTGATTTTGTTGACATCATGACAGAGGTaagagggttcactgacccacagaaggaggaATACTTCAAGAAGAGGTTCAGAAATGAGGAGcaggccagcagaatcatctcccacatgaagacatcacgaagcctccacatcatgtgccacatcccggtcttctgctggatcactgctacagttctggaggaaGTGACGAAgacaagagagggaggagagctgcccaagaccctgaccgAGATGTATGCAGAATTCCTGGTGTTTCAGATTCATCAGACAAAAAAGAAGTATGACCGAAAAAAGTGCATTGAGTACATTAAGTCCTTAGCAAAACTGGCTTACCATCAATTGGAAAAGGGAAACCTGATCTTCTACGAGAAAGATCTCAAAGAGAGTGGCATTGACGTCGGTGGAGCGTCtgtgtactcaggagtgttcacagagatcttcaaAGAGGAGCGTGGGAGGAAGAATGAGGAAGACAAGATGTTTTGCTTCGTCCATCTGAGTGtccaggagtttctggctgctctacATGTAGAGAGGGCAGTCATTAATAGAAACAAGAATGTGATGTATGAGCCAGGGCAAACAACTGTCAAACATATGCGAATGGTTTTCTGCAGAACATCTATGACAGATGTCCACAGGTTTGCTATTGACAAGGCCTTGCAGAGCCTAAATGGACACCTGGACCTattcctccgcttcctcctgggtctttcccTGGAGACCAATCAGAAATACCTACGAGACctactgaaaaagaaaagaagctcAGAGACCAATCAGGATACAGTCGAGTACATCAAGACGaagatcagtgagaatctgtctCCAgagaaaagcatcaatctgttccactgtctgaatgaactgaatgatcgttCTCTAGTGGAGGAAGTCCAACATTACTTAagttcaggaagtctctccacagataaactgtctcctgctcagtggtcagctctggtcttcatcttactgtcatcagaaatCGACTTGgatgtgtttgacctgaagaaatactctgcttcagaggaggctcttctgaggctgctgccagtggtcaaagcctccaacaaagctctgtatgTACACAGATAACTGCAGATACTTACTGTGTCACAGTGTTACATGTGTTGGGTTGTTCTCAACTAttgaatgtttttgtcacaatgGTGGGGTAAAGCGAATGCAATACTGCACCCGCTCCTCCGATTctgcagcctctctcccactccattgtcccctcacttgcgAACAAGAACCCAAGTTACttatgggcatactcccaggccaaCTCCAGTGCCACCCGTGTTGTTGTGAAGGTAGAGGGGAATGCCAAGTCACTTGTTTGGGCTGTGCCCGGCCAGGGTCAGCGGAAAACCCTACCACTTTGCCATGGGAGACTATATCAAGAGCACCAGGCTCCAGACAACAAAGGCCTTATGTTCATAGGGAAATGCAAACTTATCTACGatgatggttcccggagaggATTTCTCCGGAGAgtagagatgtttttttttaaatgtttaaaatgatgTTAGTTTCCAGTAATGCATGATGATCAACTTAGAGAGGTCAGACATAGAATGTATTTCTCACATTAGAGATAATAGTATCAGTTTTTGTCATTATCACTTCTTCTTCAGGCTGAGTGGTTGTAAGTTGTCAGAGAGAAGcggtgaagctctgtcctcagttctcagctcccagtcctctagtctgaaagagctggacctgagtaacaacaacctgaaggattcaggagtgaagcagtTATCAACTGGACTGCAGACTCTACACTGTAcactggaaactctcaggtcaGATCACATTGTAAtgctatactatatatatatattttttttttatatatatatattttttatagtttatatattatatggGGTTAAGTTTAGTTACACTATATGTGCATAGTGTTATAGTATATATTAAACATATTTGGTTTCTATTGTGTTTTTGATGACCATATGCTGCACTTTACATCATACAAAAAGCCTTTAAAACAAGTTTCGTAACGTAAAACATTCATGTTTGAATGACTTTTTAGCCAAGAATATATTAAATGCTTTTTAAACAGTACCCTCTTCAGTGCCTCagattcctttaacctttttaaaCTAGTACGATCCCCACACTGAGGGACACTTTCTACACACCTGAGCATCAGACTTTATTGTGATTGAGTACTTGATAAATCCACTGAAATCACCTAGCTGCTGCTCCATCACTATGGTCTCTCCACCCTCTCTACCTCCTTCAGCTCTGGCTGGTTGACATAAAACAAATCACTACCAGTGCACCAGCATGGGAAACAGACAtcagacaccaaaacactggTTTAATCCAAAATACAGAGAGCATTCCCTGGCAGCGATAGGCTTTATCAGCATTGTGTGAACTCATTTGGCAaaggcttgaatgtaacgggcattcatgatatttatttatatgtaaaaGGGCGGCACTCCAGTTTTAAAGCAAAACAAGTAAAATCATTTTTACTTCTTTCTATGTACTTCTTTCTGTTTCAGGTTGAGTCAAACCAGGCTCACAAAGAAATGCTGTCAGTTTCTCTcatcagttctcagctcccagtcatcgtgtctgaaagagctggacctgagtaacaacaacctgcaggactcAGGAGTGGAATTGATCTTTGCTGGACTGGCGAGTCCACACTGtacactggagactctcaggtcagattATACTGTGGTGCTTTTGTAAAGCAACATGTTTGCCCATTTTAGAAAGTTCTCTTTTGAAAATGAAGAAGCAGgaagcatttaaaaacacatagaGATGGAATTTACAACCAAACTACAGTTTTAGTATGAGCATTATCTTGCGCCAGCTAGCTAGTGCTGATAAAATCTGCACACAACAGTTACTCATTGCTCTAATCGTTTTCAAGGTCAAAGCTCAAAACTAGAGGTAATCGAGCCTTCTCCATCAGGGCAACTCAGATTTGTAACAAtgttatataaataaacattattattatatattttattattgagaagctttttttaacattgtagGCAATAGAAACTATCTGAGTTTCTTCATTACTTACTCTTCTTTAGGTTGAGTGGCTGtaatctgtcagagagaagctgtgaagatctgtcatcagttctcagctctgagtcctctagtctgagagagctggacctgagtaacaacgacCTGCATGACTCAGGAGTaaagctgctctctgctggacTGGAGAGTCAACAATGCAcgctggagactctcaggttcGGTCTGACTCTGATGCCTGTATTGTGCCTCAAATATTATTTTATGATCTAGTTCTGCATTTCATTaccaaaaaaaggcaaatatgttttacttatttatattttaggTTGAGTCAAACCATGCTCACAAAGAAATGCTGTCAGGATCTGTCATCAGTTTTCAGCTctgagtcctctagtctgagagagctggacctgagtaacaacgacCTGCAGGACTCAGGATTAACGCTGCTCTCTGCAGGACTGGAGAGTCAACAATGtacactggagactctcaggtcaggccAATTGTACTGGACGTACAGATTGATGTCACTGTGGACCCcccaacaattatttttattgttgattaatttgttgattattttctggataaATGGATTAGTTATCTGGTCCATGAAATGTCAGAAATTCgtgaaaaatgttgaacaaTGTTTCCCAAAACCCAGGATGACGTCCtgaaatgtattgttttgtaaaaaaactcaaagatattcagtttactttcacagaggagagacaaaactagaaaatattcacatttaacaagctggaatcagagaagatTTACTTTGTAACGAGAAAACTGATAAAACAATTATCAAAAAGTTTGATTAATTAAATAGTTGataactaattgattaatcagctCTAGTGTAGAGTTTACTCAGAAAAACTGAGGTAACAACTTTCTTTGAATTCTTTATAAAAACGTCGGCAATTATAATCTTTATGATGCGTGTTATTCACTTACAAGGAAAAGGACATCCATGATatacaaaaagaaattatatatgtgtgtgtgtgtgtttgtatgtccaGACTGTCTGGCTGTTTGATCACAGAGAAAGGCTGTACtgctctggcctcagctctgagctccaacccctcccatctgagggAGCTGGACttgagctacaatcatccaggaaactcaggagtgaagctgctgtcAGCTGGACTTGAGGATCCACactggagactggacactctcaggtatGAATAGACAGCAAGACCTCACACGCTGTTTCTCTGTTACACTGACGAACGGAGGACTGTTGGTTCACAGTGTGCACCAGCAGCACTGCTGCTAACAGTGAAGACAGTAACTGATGGCTGAGAGTCCCTGTCCCTGCCGAGACTTGCTTTTTAACTTATATCACGCCTATGACACACATTCTTCCTGAAGCTTTGAAGGTTGTAACATGAGTGGGGTCCCATCCATAGCAATATGTGCTATAattaacttattattattacttattattaaatCACGCCATTTCAGTCCCGAAGGTAAGAGCATTGTgaagatgtttctgtttggAGGTCTACACACAGACTTGTATTTTGCCCGGTCCAGCTTTGCCGACAAAATAATATCTTGAAACTTTGTGTGTTACTTCTTATTTTAGGTCCAGATGATATTTGGGCTAATTTCTCAAAACAGATGTATGCAATAATGCagatacacatttaaaaaaaaaaaagctaataaaaGCTAATTTGGTCAAACGTTGGCCGACGGAGCTCCAAGATTGCATTCCAGCCAATTCTCTTTTACTCTGCAGACGGACTGTTTGCTTGCCAAAGCACACTCAAAATGTGATTGGTCAATACTACTGGGACTACAAACGGACTATGAACGTAAACCAAAACACTTCCGAACAAAATGTTGTCCTGTTGCCTACAGATCCTGCATTCATAAATGATTACATTCCAAACGAGCTGCAGATATCTGAGATCCTTTTTACACAAACTGTGGCCTGTCCTAGAATCTGAAGTGATAGTTAATAAAGATGATTGATTGATGAAGCTTCTGAAGGTTCATTCTGACTTTGTTTGTTCCTCCAGACTGGAACATGGTGGAGAGCAGAGGCTGAAACCTGGTCTGAgcaagtgtgagtgtgtgtgttcactttgATTAATGAAAACAAGGCAGTACATGTTAAAGTAGTTTAAATTAAAGCCTGTGTATCTGCATTTAATTCTCAGTTTAAAAGACGATCCAAAAAGATGAGTCATTGTGAAGTTTTGATCTATTTAACAGTCAGttgtttaaaaaagcaacaaataaaCCCATCGTGCGTGTATTCCTGGCCCCACGCTAGAGGATAAAAGCAGTTTTTGACTCTGTTTTGCCCATCTCGACAATCACGGGGGTGTCCATGATTCAAGGCTGGTTTAAGCAGATTCTCTGGCAAattaatttcagtatttttctacCTGGAAAaacctattttcccatgcattggtgtctaatTGACTAATCTTTGTAGTTGATCCAGTATTGAAAGAGAACGCTGAAACCGGCAGCCGCGaaccaggctgcaatgtaaccctacaggacagatGTGCACTGTCTATTTCTGTCCTCTAAAATTGtgattcaaccaaactaaatgtGGCAGGTGTGAAGGCCCCCTAAGATTTTAAAATCCTCTAGTGTGCACCAGGCATTAGATGATAAACTGATGttgtatagagctcaacagtgagcGCCCATTTTTTTAACGACTCTGGTTACGGAAGTGTTTTTCCCCATTCAATTGTGTCATTGACTTTTCAAAAAATTTTGATATGAAGAGTTTTAAgtctggaaccgagccaaccagctacgagatgaatattgaacataaaacatttgattcggtGCAAAAAAAACCagcaaaaaaggcaaaagatACAAGACTGTGTAGAGAAACTATTAATGACTTGAACGGTCGAAGCTCGCTCCAGCTGTTATTGGTACAGTAAacgtttccatggtaacagcaaGTTGAACCATTCAGAGGCGTtgctgttacgcttaggattgtgggtgtCGTTTTTTGCCATAAGATcgcaaataaaacatgtttttctcagGCTTCTAGATTTCAGGATCAAAAACATTCGTTTCACAACCTCATAGTTTGGGGTCAGTCTGCCTCGGCTGATTTAGACATTATGGATGATAATCTAAATCCTaatggagaaaatcaatgggatttttacttccAAAACCACACTTATGAGCtctattagggttgggtaccactatggaaccggttcctatgCAACCGGTAGTAATCGGActggattagaacgcaaatttcagttcctcattttggttccacttaatgtgtcgactgaaatattttccctctgtcgcccccgaaacggacgtaaaaatatcacactttctctgtagtacACCGTTacctagctaccgtaaatgtaggctacttttaaaatgccatattttccctctgggctcaccaaaacggacataAAAGCAGGAcacgatattacgaatcccactatggccatgccaagacccgcccttcaatagcatttattggccaggcgtccatgagaacgcaaggtaacgtaaccccatttgtacaggtcctatcccctgaccaatcagctatcctaaccttaaccactcgaggtgaaatgcttaaccccaaccaattgagctgcttcatagggcgggtcttggcgtgaccatagtgggattcgtaagtCAGGAGAGATGtcgtatcttgccagagaaggcaaatatggtaatgtttctgaaaaagaactgctaaagtttgaagctggtttagttagcataccaactcaacatttattttgttgttacttgttaatagtgtaacttttatttattgttaaattattgtagttgtgtgttaggtgacttaggtttacattgaagtactttaaaacgttaatatattgttaaatttaaataattttcaatttaaaaaaaacaactaaaagagcctttcttttatgtcctttttcagtttttcaagaattggttaggaatcgtaaaaatccaaacaatacccaacacCTAAGCTCTATTGTGTTTTGCTGTGTTCAACAGATGCCTGTGAACTCACAATGGACATTAACACTGTAAACCCACACCTCCAACTCTccgacaacaacaggaaggtgacagcagtgagagagaggcaGCCATATTCTGATCATCCACAGAGGTTTGACTACTggcctcagctgctgtgtagagacgGTCTGAGTGgccgctgttactgggaggtcgagTGGAGAGGAAGAGTTTTTGTATCAGTGAGTTTCAGAGGAAtcaaaaggaaaggaaacagaGCTCACTGCAGGTTTGGAGgcaatgatcagtcctggagtctgttGTGCTCTGATGTCGAAGGTTACTCTGTCAGTCACAACAGGAGAAGCACTCCCATCACTTCGTCCTCCACTGTCTCTaacagagtagcagtgtatgtggactgtcctgctggcacGCTGTCCTTCTACAGAGTCTCCGCTGACACACTGATTCACctctacaccttcaacaccacattcactgaaCCCTATCCTGGTTTTGGCTTTGGGCTTGGGTTATTGTCATACAgtccctcagtgtctctgtgttcacTGTAAGAGTGAGAGTCTACTCCTGTGTTAGTCTACtgtatatccttgacgttctgGTGCCGCAGGATGCATGTCTTGGAACCCTACTAAACAATGTTATCTAACAGTCtcatgtagg is a window from the Perca fluviatilis chromosome 1, GENO_Pfluv_1.0, whole genome shotgun sequence genome containing:
- the LOC120563443 gene encoding NACHT, LRR and PYD domains-containing protein 12-like isoform X3; this translates as MTAVDLFNTLEDLREDEFKKFKWYLQQQDILEDFQSIKVSKLENAERQDTVDVMVKTFHLHGALKVTKKVLEKINRNDLVQSLPDTSSGLEVSVDVNDIGETSENRTSENRTSSQSECKAAVFSDEIVPVPEPQYISYYKDLLQSHNQDRFMCAQEGWAQKKDEQRLDDIFTDVYIAAGGDVHINTQHEVWQIKAVKPAGTEKPIKACDMFKSPSGRYKPIRTVLTNGIAGIGKTFLVRKFVLDWAERKANQDVHLIFPFTFRQLNLKKGEKLCLTELIHECITETRDIKEEALNHIFTALQSSGNTNYDKSKFKILFVLDGLDESRLDLDCSTKNQASKFDVTTPTSVDVLLTNLIKKKLLPSARLWITTRPAAANQIHSDFVDIMTEVRGFTDPQKEEYFKKRFRNEEQASRIISHMKTSRSLHIMCHIPVFCWITATVLEEVTKTREGGELPKTLTEMYAEFLVFQIHQTKKKYDRKKCIEYIKSLAKLAYHQLEKGNLIFYEKDLKESGIDVGGASVYSGVFTEIFKEERGRKNEEDKMFCFVHLSVQEFLAALHVERAVINRNKNVMYEPGQTTVKHMRMVFCRTSMTDVHRFAIDKALQSLNGHLDLFLRFLLGLSLETNQKYLRDLLKKKRSSETNQDTVEYIKTKISENLSPEKSINLFHCLNELNDRSLVEEVQHYLSSGSLSTDKLSPAQWSALVFILLSSEIDLDVFDLKKYSASEEALLRLLPVVKASNKALLSGCKLSERSGEALSSVLSSQSSSLKELDLSNNNLKDSGVKQLSTGLQTLHCTLETLRLSQTRLTKKCCQFLSSVLSSQSSCLKELDLSNNNLQDSGVELIFAGLASPHCTLETLRLSGCNLSERSCEDLSSVLSSESSSLRELDLSNNDLHDSGVKLLSAGLESQQCTLETLRLSQTMLTKKCCQDLSSVFSSESSSLRELDLSNNDLQDSGLTLLSAGLESQQCTLETLRLSGCLITEKGCTALASALSSNPSHLRELDLSYNHPGNSGVKLLSAGLEDPHWRLDTLRCL
- the LOC120563443 gene encoding NACHT, LRR and PYD domains-containing protein 12-like isoform X2, which produces MTAVDLFNTLEDLREDEFKKFKWYLQQQDILEDFQSIKVSKLENAERQDTVDVMVKTFHLHGALKVTKKVLEKINRNDLVQSLPDTSSGLEDEIVPVPEPQYISYYKDLLQSHNQDRFMCAQEGWAQKKDEQRLDDIFTDVYIAAGGDVHINTQHEVWQIKAVKPAGTEKPIKACDMFKSPSGRYKPIRTVLTNGIAGIGKTFLVRKFVLDWAERKANQDVHLIFPFTFRQLNLKKGEKLCLTELIHECITETRDIKEEALNHIFTALQSSGNTNYDKSKFKILFVLDGLDESRLDLDCSTKNQASKFDVTTPTSVDVLLTNLIKKKLLPSARLWITTRPAAANQIHSDFVDIMTEVRGFTDPQKEEYFKKRFRNEEQASRIISHMKTSRSLHIMCHIPVFCWITATVLEEVTKTREGGELPKTLTEMYAEFLVFQIHQTKKKYDRKKCIEYIKSLAKLAYHQLEKGNLIFYEKDLKESGIDVGGASVYSGVFTEIFKEERGRKNEEDKMFCFVHLSVQEFLAALHVERAVINRNKNVMYEPGQTTVKHMRMVFCRTSMTDVHRFAIDKALQSLNGHLDLFLRFLLGLSLETNQKYLRDLLKKKRSSETNQDTVEYIKTKISENLSPEKSINLFHCLNELNDRSLVEEVQHYLSSGSLSTDKLSPAQWSALVFILLSSEIDLDVFDLKKYSASEEALLRLLPVVKASNKALLSGCKLSERSGEALSSVLSSQSSSLKELDLSNNNLKDSGVKQLSTGLQTLHCTLETLRLSQTRLTKKCCQFLSSVLSSQSSCLKELDLSNNNLQDSGVELIFAGLASPHCTLETLRLSGCNLSERSCEDLSSVLSSESSSLRELDLSNNDLHDSGVKLLSAGLESQQCTLETLRLSQTMLTKKCCQDLSSVFSSESSSLRELDLSNNDLQDSGLTLLSAGLESQQCTLETLRLSGCLITEKGCTALASALSSNPSHLRELDLSYNHPGNSGVKLLSAGLEDPHWRLDTLRLEHGGEQRLKPGLSKYACELTMDINTVNPHLQLSDNNRKVTAVRERQPYSDHPQRFDYWPQLLCRDGLSGRCYWEVEWRGRVFVSVSFRGIKRKGNRAHCRFGGNDQSWSLLCSDVEGYSVSHNRRSTPITSSSTVSNRVAVYVDCPAGTLSFYRVSADTLIHLYTFNTTFTEPYPGFGFGLGLLSYSPSVSLCSL
- the LOC120563443 gene encoding NACHT, LRR and PYD domains-containing protein 12-like isoform X1 codes for the protein MTAVDLFNTLEDLREDEFKKFKWYLQQQDILEDFQSIKVSKLENAERQDTVDVMVKTFHLHGALKVTKKVLEKINRNDLVQSLPDTSSGLEVSVDVNDIGETSENRTSENRTSSQSECKAAVFSDEIVPVPEPQYISYYKDLLQSHNQDRFMCAQEGWAQKKDEQRLDDIFTDVYIAAGGDVHINTQHEVWQIKAVKPAGTEKPIKACDMFKSPSGRYKPIRTVLTNGIAGIGKTFLVRKFVLDWAERKANQDVHLIFPFTFRQLNLKKGEKLCLTELIHECITETRDIKEEALNHIFTALQSSGNTNYDKSKFKILFVLDGLDESRLDLDCSTKNQASKFDVTTPTSVDVLLTNLIKKKLLPSARLWITTRPAAANQIHSDFVDIMTEVRGFTDPQKEEYFKKRFRNEEQASRIISHMKTSRSLHIMCHIPVFCWITATVLEEVTKTREGGELPKTLTEMYAEFLVFQIHQTKKKYDRKKCIEYIKSLAKLAYHQLEKGNLIFYEKDLKESGIDVGGASVYSGVFTEIFKEERGRKNEEDKMFCFVHLSVQEFLAALHVERAVINRNKNVMYEPGQTTVKHMRMVFCRTSMTDVHRFAIDKALQSLNGHLDLFLRFLLGLSLETNQKYLRDLLKKKRSSETNQDTVEYIKTKISENLSPEKSINLFHCLNELNDRSLVEEVQHYLSSGSLSTDKLSPAQWSALVFILLSSEIDLDVFDLKKYSASEEALLRLLPVVKASNKALLSGCKLSERSGEALSSVLSSQSSSLKELDLSNNNLKDSGVKQLSTGLQTLHCTLETLRLSQTRLTKKCCQFLSSVLSSQSSCLKELDLSNNNLQDSGVELIFAGLASPHCTLETLRLSGCNLSERSCEDLSSVLSSESSSLRELDLSNNDLHDSGVKLLSAGLESQQCTLETLRLSQTMLTKKCCQDLSSVFSSESSSLRELDLSNNDLQDSGLTLLSAGLESQQCTLETLRLSGCLITEKGCTALASALSSNPSHLRELDLSYNHPGNSGVKLLSAGLEDPHWRLDTLRLEHGGEQRLKPGLSKYACELTMDINTVNPHLQLSDNNRKVTAVRERQPYSDHPQRFDYWPQLLCRDGLSGRCYWEVEWRGRVFVSVSFRGIKRKGNRAHCRFGGNDQSWSLLCSDVEGYSVSHNRRSTPITSSSTVSNRVAVYVDCPAGTLSFYRVSADTLIHLYTFNTTFTEPYPGFGFGLGLLSYSPSVSLCSL